The DNA region AATGTTATTAATAATGCTAATAAGATTGCAAAAGATATTGAAATTAAAAAGTAAAAGAATAAATTATTCCGCGTAATTTATTAGAGGATAATTTATTCAATAATGTTTTTTAATGGGGCGAAGCGACAACGAGCGGAGCGAGTTTGCAAATTTCAATTTTTTAATTTTTTAGAAGGGAGTTATATTGTGCCAACTTGATTAACAATAATATTTAGTATTATTATTTTATTGGGGATTTTTGCTTGAATTGGTTTATCAATTTTTCAAAAAATTAAACAAATTCGAGGAAAGAAAAAAGATAAAAAAATAATTGAAAGAAAGGAGGATAAAAAATAATGTTAGGTATGTATTTAACAACAGCAGTTAATTTTTTAGCAAATACACCTAAAACTATGACCGAGGGTATGACTGGTATTTGAACTGGTTTAACTAGTGCATTATGAAAAGTTAAAGAAGGTATAACAAATATTTTACCTGAGATAATGGTTTTTTTAGGCGATGCGTGAATTATTTTAATTCCGTTTGCAATTTTTTTGATTATTAAAGTATTAAGCTTTTTCCGTTTTATGGTTAAAGGATTTTAGTATTTATTATTTATCATATATTTTAACTGTGGCACACTAGTTTTTATATGTGATTTGATGTAAAAAATGAATTTATTAAATAGAAAAATGAACTTATTATATTTACTATTAAAGTTCTTAATAATTATTTTAAGTGTGCCAATTTTTATTATTTTATATATTTAACAATGTTTATTAACAGTGTTTATTAACAGTGTTTATTAACAGTGTTTATTAAACATTAAATAAACAATATATTAACATTTTTTATAACATTGTTAATAATCAGTGTTTATTACAATAAATAAACATTATACGAACATTATTTATAACATTGTTTATTAAACAAATATTTAGTTAGGAGATTATATTATGGATATGAAATTTAAAACAACTAAGGAATATAAAAAATTAAAGAGAGATTTTATTAAAAATATTTTTTGATTAAATTTGATTTGTTTTTTTGGACATATTATTAATTTATTTATTTTAAGTTTTTTTATTTATATTTCAATATTAAGTTATGATAAAGATTTTCCACACTTTGTACTTGCAATTATTATGTCTGTATTTGCTTTTATAATATTTATTTTTATTATTATTTATTATATAAAAATTATTCTTGAATGTAAGGTAGACTTTGATGTTGAAAAAGAAAAATGAAACAATTAATATTAGAAAAATTGAAGGAGTTGATAAAATTGAGTAATTTTGTTAAGAAAAATCAGAATATAGAAAATTATTTTATTAGTAAGGAATTTATCCCTTTTACAACAGATAAGGCAAGTTTTATTAATTTACCCAATCATAATCGCCATATTGGTTTTTGGTTGAGTAATAAGTTTATTTATCCGAGTGAAAAACATTCAGAGCAAGTAGCAATCGGTTTGATTTATGATAATTCTTATCCTATTATAAAGTATGATGAAAATTTAAAGCGAAATATTTGAAAATATTTAACTGGAACAGAATTAATCAATTTATATAATCAATATAAACAAAATTATTTTACTAAAATGAAAGAAGCGTTATTTTCAAGTGAACCTAAAAAAGTAAAAGCAAATAATAACAATAATAATTTAATAAATTGAACTGTTGAAAAAGAGCAACAATTAATTAAAGATTTGGAAGATTTAAATTAAATGAGTTTATATGATTATTGAGTTCAATTTGTTAGT from Spiroplasma kunkelii CR2-3x includes:
- a CDS encoding DUF3627 domain-containing protein, yielding MSNFVKKNQNIENYFISKEFIPFTTDKASFINLPNHNRHIGFWLSNKFIYPSEKHSEQVAIGLIYDNSYPIIKYDENLKRNIWKYLTGTELINLYNQYKQNYFTKMKEALFSSEPKKVKANNNNNNLINWTVEKEQQLIKDLEDLN